A region from the Aegilops tauschii subsp. strangulata cultivar AL8/78 chromosome 5, Aet v6.0, whole genome shotgun sequence genome encodes:
- the LOC141022524 gene encoding uncharacterized protein, whose protein sequence is MATCVIVSVYGPADHARSADFLGEITTLVGAKRAANMPVVVGGDFNLIRSGADKNNGNIDWARVSHFNNAIAAAALREIARTGARYTWTNKQRVPVRCVLDRVFCSSDWEALFPLCTLVAETRIGSDHVPLILSSGEDSRRRSRRFFFETAWFEHEGFCQLVTNRWTLIGNQVGCQRGPVEFWSSAAAALRAFLRGWGANHGSESKRERERIVEEIARIDAQADVRPFSGDEWEHRYSLENQVLAILRAEEEYWRRRGGVKWVVKGDANTGYFHAYANGRKRKSTILRLQSEHGTLVSQFEIVKHIFDFFCRAVGNSRSERFKS, encoded by the coding sequence ATGGCTACTTGTGTGATCGTCAGTGTATACGGGCCGGCGGACCACGCGAGGTCTGCAGATTTCTTGGGGGAAATCACAACCTTGGTCGGGGCCAAACGAGCGGCCAACATGCCTGTTGTTGTGGGCGGGGACTTTAACTTGATCCGCTCGGGGGCGGACAAGAACAATGGCAACATAGACTGGGCTAGGGTGTCCCATTTCAACAATGCAATTGCGGCCGCTGCTCTTAGGGAAATTGCGCGGACAGGTGCAAGATATACTTGGACTAACAAACAGCGGGTTCCAGTTCGTTGTGTTCTCGACCGAGTTTTTTGTTCAAGCGATTGGGAGGCCCTGTTCCCCCTTTGTACCTTAGTGGCCGAGACGCGCATTGGTTCAGATCACGTCCCTCTAATTCTGTCGTCAGGGGAGGACAGTAGGCGTCGCAGCCGTAGATTTTTCTTCGAGACAGCGTGGTTCGAACACGAGGGTTTCTGTCAATTGGTCACGAACCGTTGGACCTTGATTGGTAACCAGGTGGGATGCCAACGAGGACCAGTAGAGTTCTGGTCCTCTGCGGCTGCGGCTTTGCGGGCTTTCCTCAGGGGATGGGGGGCCAACCATGGCAGCGAGTCCAAAAGGGAAAGGGAACGCATTGTGGAAGAAATCGCGCGTATTGACGCGCAGGCGGATGTTAGACCTTTCTCTGGCGACGAATGGGAGCACCGCTACTCCCTGGAAAACCAGGTCTTGGCTATCCTTAGAGCGGAGGAGGAGTACTGGCGTCGTAGGGGCGGCGTCAAGTGGGTCGTGAAAGGTGACGCCAACACCGGCTACTTTCACGCGTACGCCAATGGCCGTAAACGCAAGAGTACCATCCTAAGACTCCAGTCGGAGCATGGGACCCTGGTTTCCCAATTTGAAATCGTTAAGCACATCTTCGATTTTTTTTGTCGAGCTGTTGGGAACAGCCGAAGCGAAAGGTTTAAGTCTTAG